From the Triticum urartu cultivar G1812 chromosome 4, Tu2.1, whole genome shotgun sequence genome, the window CAGAATTCAGGGAGAAGAACCATTACCACTTGTAATAAGGAACTTAGCTGATGAATAATGGATTAAACCCTCTCTCTTGTAGAACTCTATTTGGTTATCAATTGAAGCATTATCATACTTCCCACCAGACTTGTTGGCCTCAACTTCCTCAAGGACATCAAAGTGTCTATAATGCCTGGAAATAGCTAAGCGCACATTTTTCCTCCACAAGAATCTGCGGCATGATAGTGTATACAAAATCAAAATAATAAGAAGTCAAAATCTAGATAAGAGCAGACTTAATATTAAAGTAAGAATATGGTGCAGCTTGGATCTCTTAATACAACAAATAGAGCATAAGTGGCACTGGCAACAAGCAAACTTACTTTTTGACGGCATGCTTTCGTTGAGTTGTGTGCAAAGTAGTTTATAAGTAGCAGACGGAGGTCAGTGAGAGAACGTGATGTTTACCTCTCTTGTTAAACAACTTCGGTCTTGCATATTGTATCACGTTAGGAGTAGTTAGAGTTGTAGAGATTATTATCTTTCTGTTTAAATCTCTCTCTCTTATCTCTACTCCCGTGTATCTATCTTGCCTTGGGCAATACTCCCTGTACCAGATCGATACTTGGCAATATATACGTGAGGCCGACTCTCTCTAAGGGTTACGACGCATAAACCATCTTTGACATGGTATCAGAGCAGGCCTATTCCAAACACATCTAGCTACCTTCCTTTGATCATCCCAGCCGCAACCTTCATCAACCTCAACCCTCTCAGCCGCCGCACCAATCTCCCCAGCAAACAATGTCGTCTTCCACCTCCATCATGAACTCTGGCCTCACCAACAACACGTCCGAACCCCTCACCCGAACGAACTGTGTCTTGTGGCGAGCACAAGCTCGTTCACAGATCATGGGCGCCGGGTTGTTTGGGTATCTTGACAAAACCATTGAGCAACCTCCCAAAACCCTCATGTCCAAGGACAAAGAAGGCAAGGATCAGATCTTGCCGAACCCCGCCTATACTCCCTGGCTTATCCAAGATCAGCAAATAGTCGCATACCTTCTTAGGAATCTCTCCAAGGAAGTGCTCGTTCAGGTAGCGTCGCTGGAAACTTCGCACGCGATCTGGACTGCCCTTGGGAACATGTTTGCTGCAGTTTCTCTCTCCTGCGCCAACAACATCAGGGCCGCCCTCACCAATGCCCAGAAGGGCTCTCAATCGGCGTCCACCTACTTTGGCCACATGCGAGCGCTCTCTGATGAACTCGCGGCAGCGGGCAAACCCATCGATGAGGGCGAGCTGATTTCCTTCATTGTTGCGGGCCTTGACATGGAATACCAGGCCATTGTCTCCGCCCTTGATGTCTCCCCCGTTCCTGTCACCGTTGATCAACTCTTCTCTCTTGTGTCCAATTATGACCAGAGGATGGAGATGTTTCATGGCACAGGGTCCGCGCGCGTTCAAGTCCTCGGCGAACTCTGCCTCTCGTGGTCGCCAGGGAAGGGGCGGCGGTGGAGGCTACCGCAACCAGCAGAAGGGCGGCGGTGGATCACGCAATGGCGACGGCCACTACGGTGGCGGCGGCTACAGCGCCAACCCTAGCGGCGGCTATGGTACtggcggcggcggccatggccctggcggcggcggcgactatGGTCCTGGTGGTGGCGGCCACGGATCTGGTGGTGGCGGCTACTACCAGAACAACCAAGGTGGAGGCTACAATGGTGGCGGTGGCTACCAGAACCAAGGCAACTCCAATCGGGGCAACTCCAACAACAACAGAAACCATCCCCCCTTtcaaggctatgatggctatgaGGGGAGATGCCAAATTtgtaagaaaacaaatcacttaGCCAAAGATTGTGATTGGCGTTATGCCGATAACACTTCCCAAAAGAAAAAGGTTGCAGCTGCAGTTGATACTTCATACGGTGTTGACACAAACTGGTACATGGACACGGGTGCGACAAACCACATCACCGGAGAGTTGGAGAAACTGACGATGCATGAAAAGTACCGTGGTCATGATCAAGTCTACACCGCCTCTAATGGTCCAGGTATGGAGATAAGTCATGTTGGTCAATCAATTATCAAAACCCCACACAAAAATCTAGTTCTAAAAGAAATCTTGCATGCTCCAAATGCTTCCAAAAATCTTCTTTCCGTGCACCGCATTGCTCTTGACAACAATGTGTTTCTAGAATTTCACCCTTTTTTCTTTTTGATCAAGGATCAGGTCACGAAGAGCGTTCTCCATTGGGGTCTTTGCATTGAAGGGCTCTATTCATTGCTTCCCAAGTATTGCCAGTTTAATAAACAAGTGTATGGTGCCATCAAGCTTTCTGCTGAAAGATGGCACAGTCGATTAGGCCATCCATCTTTTGCTACTGTTCATCAAATTCTTAGTAGAAATAAACTCCCAGTTGTTGGTGAGCGAAATTCTGAAACTAATTGTGATTCATGTCAAAGAGCAAAAAGTCATCAATTACCTTATCATGTTTCTTCTAGTGTGTCTACCAAGCCTTTGCAGCTTATTTTTTCTGATGTTTGGGGTCCTGCACCCACCTCTATTGGTAGACATTCTTACTATGTTAGCTTTGTTGATGACTATAGCAAATACACCTGGATCTATCTCCTTAAAAAACGTTCTGATGTGTTTCAAGTTTTTCATAACTTTCAAGCACTTGTTGAACGTAAATTTGATAGCAAAATTCTTGCCATGCAATCATATTGGGGTGGAGAATATGAGAAGTTAAATTCTTTTTTCCAACAAATCGGCATATCTCATCATGTATCTTGTCCTCATGCTCATCAACAGAATGGTTTCGCAGAACGCAAACATAGGCATATTGTTGAAGTAGGGTTAGCCCTTCTCGCTTCTGCCTCTATGCCACTCAAATTTTGGGATGAAGCATTTCTTACCGCTGTCCATCTCATTAATATGTGGCCTAGCCGTGTCATCCAAAATGAAACCCCCACCGAACGTCTCTTGCATATCACACCTGACTACACTAGACTTCGCGTTTTTGGCTGTGCATGTTGGCCTAATCTTCGCCCCTATAATCCTCACAAACTCATGTTTCATTCCAAACAATGTGTGTTCCTCGGTTACAGTGCACAGCACAAAGACGTCAAGTGTCTTCATGTGTCTACGGGGCGTGTTTATATATCTCGTGATATTGTGTTCGACGAAACTCAGTTTCCCTTTAAAAAACTCCATCCCAATGCCGGTGCTCTCCTTAGACAAGAAATCCTTCTACTTCCAACACATCTTACCAACGATGATTCCGGTGGTGATGATAATTGTATTGATTCAACTGTTATGACTAATCCTCCTAATCTGTCCCTTGAGCATGTTTCTGCAGAACAAAATGGACCACAAAACGGTGCAACACCGAGTCCAAACCATGCAGAAAATACTGTAGCGAGGCGCCCTACAGTAGCCATGCAGGATTTGGTGCAATCCCCCTTGGGATCGGTGCGTCCGACCGCTGCCGAGCCGACCGCATTCTCTCCGGGATCCCCGCCCTGCCAGCTGGTGCGCGACAACGCGCTGTCTCCACCCAAGCCGGCCACCTCGCGCCAACCCGCGTCGGTCTCGCGGCCTGCGTCCCATGCGCCTGGCCACGCGGACGAGCTGGCCCAATCAACGCCTGGGGCGCAGCTGGCCGGTCGCTATGCGCCGGTTCCGCATGTCTATGCCAGGCGGACCCTGCGCCCCTCATCATCACTTGACGCGGGCTTCGCTCCCGATCCGGCTGGTACGCCCGGATCTTCTGTGGCGGTCCCTTCTTCTTCAGCTGCACGTTCGCCCGTAGAGGATCCAGCGGGCATCGGGGGCAGTTCTGCTACTGCCACCTCGGGATCGTCAGCGGACTCCATGGCTGAACCACCTGGTCCGGTGCAGCAACAACAGGTGGCTGGATCTTCTATGAACGTGGATTTCTCTACAGCCACACAGCCGCGCACTCGACTCCGAAGTGGTACAATTCAGCCAGTAAATTACAAGGTGAAATTTGGTTTGGCTGCTTCTTCAGGAGAGCCCCACACTGTTCATGATGCACTTGCTGACCCCACGtggaagaaggccatggaggaagAATTTCATGCTCTTCGCAAAAACAAAACTTGGCACCTAGTTCCTTCTCAACAAGGTAAACATGTTATTGATTGTAAATGGGTGTTCAAGATTAAAAAGAGGTCTGATGGCACTATGGATTgttacaaagctagacttgttgcaaaaggttttaaACAGAGGTATGGCATAGACTATGAGGATACTTCTAGTCCTGTTGTTAAGGCTGCAACTATTCGTCTTGTTCTGTCTATTGCTGTATCCAGAGGATGGAGTCTCAGGCAGCTAGATGTGCAGAATGCATTtcttcatggtgttctggaagaggaagttTATATGAAGCAACCTCCTGGGTTTGAAGACAAGAACAAACCATTTCATGTGTGCAGGCTTGATAAGTCTCTCTATGGACTGAAACAAGCTCCCAGGGCATGGTATTCTCGTTTGAGTTCGAAATTACAGCAACTTGGTTTCGTTCCCTCAAAATCAGATACATCATTGTTTATTTATAACAAGTCCAACACATCCATATTTGTGctcatatatgttgatgatattattgttACAAGCTCCTCACATGAAGCTGTGACAGCTCTATTGAAGGATTTGAACTCAGAATTTGCTCTTAAGGATCTAGGTGACTTGCATTTCTTCCTTGGTATTGAAGTTAAAAGAAACAAAGAAGGTGGTCTACATTTGTCTCAGGAAAAATATGCAGCTGATTTGCTGACTAGAGTAGGTTTGCAGGGCCGTAAACCATCACCAACACCACTATCTAGTTCAGAAAAGTTATCCCTTATAGAAGGTGAACTCTTGAATCAAGAGGATGGTACCAAGTATAGGAGCATGGTAGGTGCACTTCAGTATTTGACTCTCACCAGGCCTGATATTTCATTTGCAGTCAATAAAGTCTGTCAGTTTCCTCATGCACCAACCACAGCTCATTGGACTGCTGCCAAGCGCATATTGAGATACATAAGAAACACCTTGAGTACTGGACTGACTTTTAGTAAGTCATCATCTACCCTAGTCAGTGCTTTTCTGATTCTGACTGGGCAGGCTACTTAGATGATAGAAGGTCTACATGTGGTTTTGCAGTTTTCTTTGGTCCTAACTTAATTTCATGGTGTCCAAAGAAACAGGCTACAGTCTCAAGGTCAAGTACTGAAGCAGAGTATAAGGCACTTGCTAATGCCACAGCAGAAATTATCTAGGTAAAGTCACTCCTTAAAGAGCTTGGGATACATCACACACAAACACCTTGTCTATGGTGTGATAATCTTGGTGCCACATATTTGTCTGCTAATCCTGTCTTTCATGCTAGAACCAAACATATTGAGATTGATTATCACTTTGTGAGGGAAAGGGTTGCTAGCAAGGAATTGGACATTCGTTTTGTTCACTCCAAGGATCAGGTTGCAGATGGCTTCACAAAGGCTTTGCCCACAAGACCGTTTGAAGAGTTCAAGCGTAATCTTAACTTGCGCAGTTCAGATTAAGGGAGGATGTTAAACAACTTCGGTCTTGCATATTGTATCACGTTAGGAGTAGTTAGAGTTGTAGAGATTATTATCTTTCTGTTTAaatctctctctttctctctctctctctctctctctctctctctctctctcttatctCTACTCCCGTGTATCTCTCTTGCCTTGGGCAATACTCCCTGTACCAGATCGATACTTGGCAATATATACGTGAGGCCGACTCTCTCTGAGGGTTACGACGCCTAAACCATCTTTGACATCTCTAACAGCTGATAAGGATCCTTCACAAGTTTAAGTTTCCCATCGATCCAGAGTGAATACCGCACATCAGGAAAGAGTCGATGAAGTAATAGTTTTGGAACCTGTTTGAGGAAAATATCACAAGGTATTCAGTTAAAAAATTATCACAAGGAAAATACACGATTAGGAAAACAATTCGCTCATGCTGATTCGCATTAAGCATGGCATACTCTTGCCTTTCAACAGAACAGAAAAATGATTGTGGAGTCGAGAAACTTTTCACATACTGACCCAATGCAGAAAAGAATGAAACATGTTGGATCAGTTATCTAGATAAGAGCACATGTTGCTTTTAGAAGATTGCGTAGAATTATCTTTACAACTAACTTTTAGTTCACATCGCTTGTGCACAATCTCCATGCCAGAAGTAACTGGCACCTAAAAGATTCAGTTAGGAAAATCAAATAACTAAATGTACAGTACAGCAACGGCGAAGCCGGCCTCAAAACTCTGTCGATTCAGTagtatttttatttattttcttcatAATGAACTGCACAGTGATTTTAGGCTAATTTTGACGAAAGCTGTGGGGTCAGGATAAGGAAGGTTGTGCACAACAACCACCCGCCACAGCCCAATTCTTTTCGTATTATCTACAGTACTGATCTTCTTTATTGCAGCTTCAGTTTCTTCATCCAGAAACATGAAGCAAACAATATCTTTTGAAAATGTACTAATCTTTTCTGATTGTTGCATTATATCATAATTCCCTAAGAAAAACAAATAAGAAAGCTCACACACAATGTGCAATTAGCACTGACATGGAAACATGACACCATGTAAATATAATTGGCATAGAAAAGAAGATGCAGTTACCAAAAATAGCAGAAGCAACTGTCCCCTGGCACTGCCGCATCTCATACAGATCAGCTTCTTCTAGACCGAATGCAGTATTGAGACCATGTATCTCCCCCCTCAAAAATCTACTGAAAAGTAGGAAGTACCAAGAGGTTACATTCAACGGATGTGGCATGGATCAAAGCATACTCGTTTTTACTTGATTTGATGACATATCAATCAGGAATAAGCAATATTAGAAAGCCTACACATCTCAGCATCACCAAGATATGTAGATTCCTCTTTTTCTCCTTGAGCATAAATATTAACCTTAGATTTTTTTTACGAGTCTATCACCTGCAGTAGGTGTTGAGTGCGTAAAAACAACACAATACTAAGAGCATGGCCCCAATTATAGCACTGAACAAGATAATATTGAGAGCATGGCAGCACATCAAACATGATTAGTTGCAACATGTGAAGCTAATTGAATAAGCAACACCAAATTAGGCATAGACCTTTTAAAAATTCAGTAGGAACCACTGATTAAATTATAAGCATTGGACCAACATTATCTCGTTAATGCTGAGGGGCACACAAGGAGGTTATCGTAGCCCCAAGAACACAGGAGcaccagatgcagaggccgggggtattcctccttttctaaaaaaaagaaCACAGGAGCACGGACACGCCCAGTCAGTTGGTACAACTAAAGTCCGATTTTCTAATAACCAACATTGGTTTCAGATTTTATATCGCTCAGACTGCATAAAAAATAGAGTACACAGGCTGGATCGTGTTTCCTCAATCAAATTATAATAATTGTTCATGGAAGCAGTCATAGTGTACATTGTACACAAATGCAATCGTTTCTTTCAGCTTGAAGCAGAGAAACGCCAAGAAAAAAGGAGGAGGGAGTATCAAGCACACATTTACCTTGTCAAAAATCAGATACTCGGCCTTCAAATGAGTGCAAGAAATCTGAACAATTTACTCATTAATGCCAGGTTCCTGCCCACCAAACTGGTTGCATGGGAAAGTAAGGAACTCAAAACCTGTAGTCACATCAAATTGTAAGCATAATATATCATAACTGAAAATCAAGGACTGATCATATGCAGATAGATCATACCCTGGTCCTTGTACTTCTTGTACAATTGAGCCAGTTCCATCTAGTTGGAATCGGTCAAGATACTGTAGTAGTTACAGGAAACGATTGTCTTTGTTAATATAATAAAATGGTAATCCTTTCAGTATTTACATCACTTGGCACATGGAGAATTAGATGAAACAATCAATGTCACGACACTTAGATGCGCAAAAAGTCTGGGTGTCCAACTCCATACCAACTTGATCAGAGTAGTTTTTTTGCATGCATAGAAAACTTTGATGCAAATCGTAAATGCTGATCGTAATGACCCACAAACTACTGAGATGATGGGGGTATTTAGCAGAACAATATTTTAACCTTTGAATTGTGCGATATACACATTTACTCTTCTTTGATCTATGGAATATACTTTGTGTGTCGGTACTTCTGTTCAACAAAGAAAAGAAGAAGAGATGTTTGGTTTCATTTTCAGTGAAGTGGCGAAATAACCCTGAAGTAGTATCTGCGAATGAGTCTTTAGATGATAGATGTTTAGGCCTTCCACTTTCGTAAGCTTCAGAACGCCCTTGGGAGTTGCTTTTGTGTAAGAGATATTGAAGTGAACTGTTTAGAGTGGAGaataaaaaattataaaataCTTGAAAAATAAAGGAAAACCATCACTCAACTTTCAGGTCCCTCAAGCTTGTTCACAGCCTCTACAGAATACTGAGGGAGCTCCAGTGTCCACCTCAATCTTGACTTGTTAGCTGATGTAGATCGAGAAGATGACCATCAGGTTATAGTACTGTCCAAACCACCACTTTGCAAATCAAAGTGCAAGTTGCCTTACCTGGTCCTGTGGGCCGAGGCATGACACCATCGACCCATTCATCCCAACCTTGCTTGCATTCGCGCATTATGCCTAATCACTTAACTGAACTGAACTAAATGTAGTGGGATGGGGATGAATTATACTGAGATGACAAATTAACATAGACACATAGTAGGAGCTTACTTGTTGCCTCTGATCTTGAACCAGGTCTGCTTTTGGGAGTAGGAAAGGTCGCCCTTGCAGGAGGCCGAGCGTGGGACTCATGTTACTACAGACTGAAATCAATCATCAACATCACAACATATCTTCCAATAAATCTGATCTATTTGGTCTGCAGCAGGACGAGTGGAGAATAAAAGAGAAAAAGAATCCATCTCACCCGGTGGATTCTAGGACGTCCATGCAGATCTTGTAGCGCCCTTGTGCAGATCTTCGTTGTAGGCTAGCTGCCGCTCGGCGCTTGGTGGCCAGCGCCTTCGTAGCCGATCCCCTGAACGCCTCCCCTCACCTGCGAGAAAATCCGACGATGGCCCGTTCTTCAAATTCCCACGTCTGTTAATTTCTTGTTTATCGATGCTGCTCTTCTTCTCTTCCCTCCTTTGAGCAAAAGGATCAACACCAGGCTCTGTAATAAATCATACTTAGTTAAAAGGGTAACAGAACGCAAACATGTTTGCACTAACTATACTGACAATGAAGACCCAAGAGATCCAGTCAGTGATAAATGAAAAAAAATTACTGAAGCAAAAGTGTGCAGGTTGTTAAGCATATGTGTCAGTGTTACAACACACGACTGCAATATTGTGTAAATCTCGAAATGATTGCTACTAGCTAGATTCAGTTACTCAAAATGCGAAGAGCATTGGAGGCTTAAAAAGAACATTGGACTAAATCGATGTACATAAGCAGAAGCAAGCAGGCTGTTAAGCATTTCTGTCATAGCTCATGATAACTGCAATATGTACTTGGCACGGGAAAGCTCCAACAAATTACTACACTTGTTACAAAACAAGATTCACCAGCCACAGATAGAAAAGACAAGTTGCTCACCATCTGTCAGTTTGGCTTCAACGATGGGAACACTCTGTCATCATTAACACAACCATGGCAGTAAGTCCGCTTCCAGGAATTAGCTTGCTCGTCCCATGCACGCACTTCTTCTTGTACTTGATAATCCCTGCAGGTATGTTCATGTTATGCTAAGTGCAAGCAAATACACTTGAAATAAAAACACCCAGAAAGCCAGCAAGAATAACAAGTTCACCTTTCGATTTCGCAAACCGCTCCCACTTTACACACATATCAATGTCATAAGTAGCACAACCAAAACAATCAACTAACGGTACTGCAAAATTTTCTTCTATAGATGTACATCACATCCACCTATATAGAGCCATACGCCCATATCCCATTAGGATTGTACATGGATTAGAAATTGAAACCCTAGGGATAAGGAGTGTCAGGAGGGGGCCAACTGAAACCCCACAGGCATCGATGCCACTTGGGGAATCAAACCCCAAGAAAAGAACATGGACTTAAGTTCTAAAGTATTGTGATAAACATGTACTAAGAGGTAAGCATCCATTGATAGTATCTCCCATAATCATGTGTTATGGCCCCTTCACTAATTAATAGCATGTCATCAGAACCAAATCGAGTTGGTGAACAATAGAAACTGATTTAGGACAGTGGTAATGACAAAATCAGCAGCAGCGGCAGAGCATCAATAGCAAGCAGCAGCAATCAACAACAGGAACGACCGGCGGCAGAGGGAGTTGGGAGGGTGAAGTAACTTGTTGCATTTATCGACCTTTCTTCCTAACGGAAGAAGAGCAGCGGCAGCAACGACCTGTACAGACGCGAAGTGGTGGGGGCAGCAGCGAGGGCACCTCCGGCTCGCCTTCCTCACCGTCGTCCCGCGATACAAACTCCGATCCACCGCTGCGGCCTCTACTCCTCCGCCGAGTCCCCCCCAGTTCCAGCCtcttctcctccttcctcccaGCTTGGTCTCTAAGGTCGATGTCCACGGATCGCGCTCGGCCGCCGCGCCGCTTCGCTCTGCTATGCCCATTGGCCGCAGCCGCACCTCCACTGCCGACCGACGTAGCTCTCTGCGGTCATTGCTGGCACCAGCCTTCCTCGTCCGCCGAAGGACAGCGCGCGCGGGGCGGAGGAGAAGAGGCGTGAGTGAGGGAGACGAGGAGGTCGCGTGCGAGGAAGGGGAAAGGGGATTGCATGCTTCGTGAGGGGAGGGTGTATCTGGGGCGATATTTCATTCTCTCCTAACCAATCACAGCTCAGCCGCACAGGACACCATTCCTTCTTTTTTTTTGAGAATTTTTATCATTCATATCACGAATCAGTACCGAGTAGTTGACCCACAAACACACTGAAACGCAAACACAAAGAACCATGAACACCTAAAGTATCCTAAgacaaccataacacaagaagATCTCCGGAGCCCTGTGTCATCATCCCTGAATCTTGAGAGAAGACCCCTGCAGCAGAAGGATCTGCAACCAGTCCCAAGTAGGTCATCATCTTCGACCTCAGTACAATTGCCGCCATGCTGCTTCCTCCTTTCTTGAAACCAGCGCTGAGAGGGCATGGACATCAATCCAACATAccaacaaggaagaagaagggtctTCGTCTCCCTGCATCCATCGCCCATCTGAGGACCCAAACGGCCAGTGACGATGGACCTCCAGCCACCATAGCCTGCGACCTCGACGAGATCCGGGGATCCCCAACCCCGCTGGCTCCTAGACGGAGGCAAAAGCCTCGCTTGACCGCGAGCGGAGCCCGGAGAAACTTATTCCGACATGACACCACCGCAACGGCCTCGGCAGCGTCTCCCTTAACCATAACCCTACCACACACCCACCTAGCGAA encodes:
- the LOC125552742 gene encoding probable hexosyltransferase MUCI70, translated to MRCGSARGQLLLLFLVPKLLLHRLFPDVRYSLWIDGKLKLVKDPYQLLEIFLWRKNVRLAISRHYRHFDVLEEVEANKSGGKYDNASIDNQIEFYKREGLIHYSSAKFLITSDVPEGCVIIGEHIPITNLFTCLWFNEVDRSTSRDQLSFSAARSKIRSRVLFDN